AGATATGTCAGCCAGTTTCATTGGTCTTAGACTCTTAAACCCTCTTCGTAAAAATTCTTTTTGCAGTGTAAAAATAGCTATTGCTACTTTAGCTAGTACTTCATCTCTGTATCTTAAAGATTCAATCAGCCATTTTGCTTGCCTATATTTTTTTAAATCTTTAACTTCAGGTTTTCTTAACTCTTTTTTAAAAATGTTTACTTCTTTAATTTTTATCTTAAGTTTATTATCTTTATTTATGACGATGATGTCAGGTTCAATGCAGTGATTTGTGTCTTTTATATCTTTAAATTCAAATGTTGGATTAGGATTAAGCGTAGTTTTAATTGTTTCAAGAGCTTGATTGAAAACTTCAGTATTAATTTTAAGTTCTTCCTTTATTTTTTCTTGACCATTATCCAGTAAATCTGCTCTTTCAAGAATTTTAATTACATTACTGTCTAATTTATGGTGTCTTGCTTGCAGTATTAGTGATTCTATTATGTTGAATACACAAATTCCTATGGGATCAAATTTTTGAATTAGTTCAATTATTTGAGTGACTTGTGGCCAATCTTCCTTTTTGAATAACTCATAGGGATTGATTATGTGAAATCCTTTGCTGTCTAAATTGTTTATTATAGTTTCTCCTATTTTAATCTCATCTTTACTCAATTTTTGAATTCTTAGTTGGAATAAAAGATGTTCTTTAAGAGATGGTTTAATTGATATTTTCTCCAGTGCAATTTCGTATTGGGTTTTAGTATTGTCATCTTCTTTATAGAAAAATTTCCTAAACTTATAGGTTCGCAGTGTTTCAAAAAATATTTGATTTGAGTCTACTTGAAGGTATTCGTTATTTTCAACCTCATTCAGTATAATCTTTACCAGAGCCTTTGTATCAAGACTTAGCATTTTGATTGTATTTATCTGGGATATGTGCAACCTTTGTGCTAGTTGCAGGGTTTGCTTAATCATCTCTACATAAAAATATATAGTATTCCACTAGATATTATCAGGATTGCAGGGCTAATTTTTTTGTAAACTAATAAAATAATTAAATTTAGTGCTGCAAGTGAAAAGCTCTTGAAAAATTCTGTACCACTATCACCTATTCTCATGAATATACTTTCAAGTAAAATAAATACGGTAATCAACCACAATGCTATAATTACAGGCCTTAAGCTTTCAAGATAATACTTTAGAAAACTTATTTTATGTAGTACCAGTGTGACAAGTGTAATAATTAGTAACGGTGCGGTGATTAATGCTATTGTGGCAACGACGGCACCACTAACTCCGGCAATTTTTGCACCCACATATGTTGCTATATTGGTAGCAATGGGCCCAGGAGTAATTCTAGATATTGTAATAATATTGATAAATTCTTCCTTTGTTATCCATTGCTTATTAGTAATTATTTCTTTATTAATTATTGCCGTAATTCCATTCCCTCCACCGAAATTTAGAATTCCTATTTTAAAGAAAGTTATAAACAGATTTATTAAAGTCAAATTTGAGCCTTGTTTTGAAAAAATCTTTTCTTTATTGTATGTGTTGTAAAACACACGAGTAAGAAGACTAGCAGTATGTATGTTATGTCTATACGTAATCCATATATTATGTATGTTACTCCCAAACATGTTACCCATTTGATTATTGATTTCCTCAGCATTTGTTTTGAGAATTCAAGTATAACTATTGACATTAGTATGGTTGATGATATTTTTGCCCCCTCAAGAAATTTTTCTAAATAAATGTTATTTGAATCTAAAGTTACATAGATTGCTAGTACTGTTATTACGACTATGGAAGGCAAGATCCCAGCTATAGTTAATAAGATTGCCCCCCTAAAGCCTTTAAGCTTTTTCCCAATTAAGAACGCAAAGTTTATGGCAGTTACTCCGGGAACTACATTGGATGTGGCAAGTATTTCATTGAAATCTTTTTCAGATATTAATTTTTTGTTATTCACGATTTTTTTCCTCAGTTCAGATATTATTAACAAGCCTCCCCCGATAGTCAGTGTCGTTATTTTAAGTACGAGGTAGAATAACTTAAATAAACCATATGACCCCTCTCTTGGTTCCTTCATGAGTCCCTCACTTTAAATTTAATGACTGGCATATCGGGTGTAATTATATCATGTTGCAGAATTTTATTTTGTGTTGTTTTATATGCTATAATTTGCTCGCTTATGAGTGATCAACCAATAACATCTAACGTAGTTAAGGAGGTATTTGTCTTTCAAAACTATGTTAATAAAGTTATTGAGAGCGTAATAGGCTACGGGTTTAAAATTCTTATGGCGGTTTTTGTATGGTATTGCCTAAGGACTATTATTAAGAAATTGAGTAAGTTATTTTTTAAAACTTTAGAAAGAGCAAAGTTGGAGACAAAGCTAGATTCTACTGTTTTTAATTTTTTAAAGTCTCTGTTTAGAGTAATGGTAGATATGGTTTTAATTTTGATCATTTTGCCTTATCTTGGGTTTTCTACAACTTCAATTTTTGCCGTATTTGGATCTTTAAGCATTGCAATTGGGCTTGCTGCTCAGGGAATTTTATCTAATTTTGTTAGTGGTTTAATTGTTCTAAACTCTAATTTTTTTAAAATCGGGGACTACATTAAATGTGATGATGTTGAGGGACAAGTAGACGATGTTCAGATATTTTTTACTACACTCAAGACTGTGGATGGCAAGGTTGTAAAGGTTCCAAATAGTAAATTTACAAACACATCAGTTGTTAATTTTTCTACAAATCCTAAAAGGAGGATTTCTTTTAGCTTCCAGGTGCCCTATAATACAGATATTGGGTTGCTTAAAGATAGAATAGAAAATTTGGCGTTTTCACTGGACAAAGAGCTATATGGCATTGTAGATCCTAGTGTTGTTGTAGAAAGCTATACCCCTTACTACATGGTTATGCAGGTAAGATGTTTTGTAAATACTGAACTTTTCTGGGATTTTCAGTATTTCATAGCAGAAAACATCAAGGTCGTTTTGGTCAACATGGGAATAAAATTCCCCATTCATATTATTGATTTTAACAAACTGTGTTAGTAATATGACTCTTAATTATTTCACAATAGTACTCTTCAATTTTTTCTATGAAAAACGAGCTTGAAAAGGAGGAAGAGCTTTCTTCTGTGTTTTTCTTAAAAGCCTTCAGTTTCTCCTCGTCTCCTATTATTTCGTTAATGTATTTGTGTATATCTTCATAATTGTCTATTAAGAAGCCATTTTTACCTTGTGAGATTACGTCTTTATATATTACATCGTTAATAAGTACAGCAGGTATTCCAGCGGTTAAAGCTTCAATTACTGTCATTGGATACACCTCGCTTTTTGATAAGCTTGCAAAGACATCAGAGATCTTATAGTAGTAATACATTTCTTCCCATGGAACTGTTCCAATAAGTATTATTTGTTTTTCAAGTTCAAACTTCTGTCTAAAACGCCTTATCTCGTTTTCTTCTCGTCCTTTTCCTATAAGAATTAATTTATAATTTTCGTTGTAAACCAAAAGTTTTCTTAAGTGTTCTATTAGTAAGTGTATATTTTTCTCTTTATTTAACCTGCCAACAAATACTATGATTTTATCATTTTCACATAGTCCATGTTTGTTTAAAATTTCTTTTCGCTTTGTTGTATCCATATCCATATGTTTTATGAAAAGATCTCTGTCAACTCCATTTGGAATTATTTTGTAATCGGACTGTTTTGCAAGCTTAAAATACTTGTCCCGTGCCTTAATTGATGGATAGATAAAATGATGTACTTGAGAGTAAAAATTTTTCATTATTTTGTCTGGATTGGTTAAATATTTTAAAACTCCTAAATAATGTAGATAAAAATCCCACATTGTATGATTTGTGTGCACTATTGGGATATTTTGTTCCAAAGCCATTCTTTTCCCAATCTTGCCCATCGTGAATTCGGAGTGGGTATGAATTATTTCAGGTTTATATTCACGTATTACCTTTCTTATTTGTGATTTGTTTGGGAAGGCTATTCTAGCATCTACCTTATGATTAAGTTTGATTGACAGACAACGGTAAACATTATTTTCCTTTAAAGGTGCTCTTCTGGAATTCGGACAAAAAATGTAAACAGCATGTCCTTTTTTTTCGAAACCTTCCTTAATTTGTTTTATAGACGTTGCTACCCCGTTTTTATCTGGAAGATATGTGTCCGTAAATATTGCAATTCTCATTTTCCTGCCCTAACGATTAAAGTATAATATATTTGTCAGTTGAATTATAATATTGTTTACATGCAAGAAGTCTACTTGTTATTGGGCAAAGAGCAGGGGTTAAAGGAAGCTTATTTAGAGGATATTTTAAAGAAGTTTAGCGCTTCGCATGGTGATTTGGCGGTGAATAAAGTTTTTCTGTCGGATTTGTCTTCAGTGGAGCTTTCTGAGTTGCTTTTAACTAATTCTTTTTTTGCAAAAAAAGAGGTTTTTATTGTTTATGAAGCTGAGAATTTAAAAAACAAGAAGGAATTAGAATTAATCTATAGTACCATTGCGAAATCTTTAAATAAGATTGTTATTTTTGTGTCCGTTGAAAATTCAGTTAGCTTTGATCCTAAGAATTCTTTGAAGCTAATTAAGAAAATTTTTTATGAGTTATCCAATCCTGATAAGTTTTTGTTCGTGAAGAAAAGTTTTTTTGAGCTTGGTGTGAAAGTTACAGATAAGGCCATAAACTTAATGCTTTTCATGCTGGAATCAGATACTAAAATTTTGAAATTTTATGTAAACTCCCTTTCTCTTCTTATTAAGAATAAAACTATTGATGAACATGATGTGAATTCTTGGATTAGCTATGTGAGACCGGAGAATTCTTTTTCTTTGTTTGAATCAATTTTAAAAAAAGATATGGAGAGTTCTTTAGTTAAGGTTAAATCCATTCTAGATCAAGGAGAAGATTTTGTTAGTTTGTTGATGAGTCTTGGTTGGCAATTTAGGAAGCTTTTAAAGATAAAGATAGATTTTCAAAATTCAGGTAATATCTCAGTTGTTTTTAAGAAAAATAAAATATTTTCCTCGCTAGAGAAAATTTATAGAATAGGACTTAAAAATTATTCAGATTTTGATATTAAATTTGTTTTAAAGGCATTTCATAAGTTTGATTTGTATTCAAGAATTTATGGTAAGAATTTACATTTGAATTTAGCATATTTTATGGTCTTTGTACTATTGAGACGAGATGAGACCATTCTTAGCAATTTTTCTTCTAAATTTAGGTGTGATTTTTAACAATGTTTGGTTTCAGATTGAAAGGGTCTGGTTTGAGTTTTGCGCAATTTAAGTTTTTGGCTTTATTCGTGTGTTTTTTTGTCTCTTGTGTGTCAAAGCATGAGGCTGAGCGGGCTGTACTGGTGGAATTTTTGGATTCTGTTAAAGATTTGCAAAATAATCCTGAAAAGTTTTATGGATTTCTCAATATTGCCAATGATGATGACATGGCTTCAAGGATTGCTGGGCTTGCAAAAGAGGCAAAAGATGACTTTATTCTTTATCCATTGTTTTTTAATAACATGAAATATGTAATTAAAGATAAAACCGTTGCTGCAGATGAGGTTAATTTTAAGGTTGAGATTAGAAATATTGAATTTAAAAGTGGCATGGAAAAATTTCTAAATAGGCTTAAAGAATTGGAATCAGAACTGGGAAGCATAAAAAATCTTTCAGTACATGAACGTAAAAGTCTATTTGATAAAGTGATAAATGATGTTGTAAATAGTTTAAGTGATTTAGATTATGTTTCAGTTTTACACACATTTAATCTGGTAAAAACAGAGGCTGGTAAGTATAAAATAGACCTATTGGGAGATGTTTCAACCACATCTGGCAGGAATAAGGTGCTTGGTGAACTTTTCTTAAAATTATCTCCTGGAATATCTCAAAAATCGTCAGGCAGTCATGATATTGTTGACTTAAAGGAAGGTCAGATTAAGGCCAATTAACTTGTAATGAAATCGTTGTATGCAAATTTTATAAGAGCAGATTGTTTTATAACCCCTTATTTTGTAAGTGTTTCTCTTCTGAAAATTTTTTTATTTTTTTTGCGAGCTCAATATTAATACTCATCTTTTCAGCTATTTCATTTTCAGTTAAGGACAATATATCTTCGTGTGTTCCAAGTGTTTTTAAAATATTTTTTGCAAGTTTTTCACCGATTCCCTCTATGTCACTGTAACTTAACTTTATCTTCCTGCTTAGCATACTATTAAACTTGTTTGCTCGCCTGTGAGCTTCATCTCGAACATTTTGTAATACTCTAAGAGCAGGATTCCCTTCTGCAAGGTTAATGCCTTGTGTTTTGTTTGGTACAAATATTGTTTCTTCTCTTTTTGCTAGTGCACAAATAGCTACCTTATCTGCAATTTTTAATCCTTTTAATATAGAGTAAACAGAACTTAATTGCCCTTTACCTCCGTCTATCAAGATTAGATCAGGAAGTTCTAAATTTTCATTGATTAGCTTTGTATATCTTCTCGATACAACCTCTCTTATTGACTTAAAATCATCAATTTCTCCGTTGCTTAATGAATTTATTCTATAAACTCTATATCCACTTTTGAGGGGTTTCCCCATAAAAAAGGTAACCAAAGATGCTACTGTTTTGTGTCCATTAATATGGGAAATATCAAATCCCTCAATTATTTTTGGGAGTTTTTTCATTTCAAGAATAATTCTTAAATTTTCTAGTGCTTTGTTCTTCTCATTTTCATATTCTTTTAGTGCGATTTCTGCATTAGAAATTGCCATTTCCATTATTTTTACGGTATTTCTAGACTCTTCATAAATGATCTCAGGTTGTGTGTTTTTAAGTTCACTTATTAGTTTAGTAATATTTGTAGTCTCAATATCTTTGAAAACGTATATCTTGTTGGGTACTATCATGTTCACGGAGGTGTAGTACTGAACTAAAAATTCTGCTACTAGTTCGTCCTCTTCATATATACTCTCGTCAAAATTGATATCTTTTTCTACTAATTTTCCGTCTCTGTATTTAAGTATTACTATAACATTTAGCGTGGCGGATTTGTAAATGTATACGTAGTCTGCGCTCAGCTTGTTAATTTTTGTAATTATTTGAGTTTGACTTAATTCTATTAACGATTTTTTAGTTTCTTTTAATTTTATTGCTTGTTCAAAATCTTCTTTTTTAATTACCTCTTTCATTTTTCTTTCAATTTCATCTAGAAGTTCAGATATGTTTCCACTTAATATTGATCTTATTTTGTTTATTTCCTTTCCGTATTCTTCTTCAAGGTCATCTCTGTAACACACTCCAAGACATTGGCCCATGTGAAAGTAAAGACATGGAGTGTTTGATTTACTTTTGCATTTTCTAGTTTTAAACGTTTTATTAATGAGATCTAGTGCTAGATCTAAGTTTTTTGCATTAACATATGGCCCAAAATACTCACTTCTGTCATTTATTATTTTTCTAGTTTTAAAGACTCTTGGATACTTTTCGCGAGTTATTCTTATCATAGGGTATCCCTTATCATCTTTTAACTTGATGTTGTAGTCCGGTTTGTGCTCTTTTATCAAATTGCATTCTAAAAGTAAAGCCTCATATTCACTATTTGTAGTAATTATGTCTATTCTTTCTACATTTCTCATCAGTATTTTTGTTTTGTGGCCATTTCTTTCCAGGAAATAGCTCTTTACTCTTGCTCTTAAATTTTTTGCTTTCCCAATGTACAGTATCCTACCGGATGCAGAGTACATTTTATAACACCCACTAGTAGTCGGAAATCTCTGTACTTTCTCATACAAGCCCTGTAAACGTTCGATCATGTTGCCTCACCGTTGCTTGTTTAAGTAATCATTTTTACTTTTGTGATATAATACTATATCATGTCTGGGTAAATTGTTAAGCGCGTTGTTTTTGTATTTGAAAAGCTGAAGGTATGTTGTAATGAGATTTGTTTTTGCATTTTTGTTGTTTTTTTTGTGTTTTGGTTGCGTTTTTTCGCAAGAGCTTAAGTTAATTCTTGATTCGAAAGAGGGCTTTAAGTTTATTCAGGAATCTCATAATGTTAGCTTTGAGAAGGATAATAGGGGCATTCTTGGAATTTATTTGGATAGACATAGGGGTGTTCTGGATTTTAGTAACATTGATTTGCGGTTGGAAATTGAGAAAGATAGTCTTCTTGAAGATACTTCTTTAAATTATTTTGTTGACTCAAGTAATGCCAAGATTTCAAATTCTTTTCATAACATTTCAGGTAATTCTTTAATTTTTTATTCAAGTAGAAACACTCTTAGGCTTAGGCCAATAACTAAGAAGGCTTTTTTTTATTCAGGCAACGTGATTTCCGATTTTACCATTCAGTTTTGGTTGTACCGTACCACTTCTGTTACCGGAGAAATGATTGTGAGTTGGAATGGATATAAGAATGTCAAGGGCGCTTGGTTGGACCAAGCTATTCGGTTGGAGAGTGAAGAAGGAACTTTTGTTTGGAGCTTTAACAATGTATTTTTGAATGAAAGAGGAGATCCTATTAAGGTTAAGATAAAAAGTGATGACGATTTTGTTCCAAAAGAATGGCATTTACATACCATAAGGTATAAGCAGAAAGAGGGATTGCTCGAATATTTAATAGATTCTAGACCACAAGCTGTAGAGTATGTTACGAACGATAGAAGAGAGGGTTCTGGTTATTTATTAAGTATTGGTAATTTTATTGATTTTACTTTAGGGCAGTATTTTACAGGAGCTATTGAAAATTTTGAAATTCATAAGAGTTTCGAGGAAGTAAGTAATGCTTTTTTCTCAAGAGATAAGGGGTACATTATTACCGAACCGATAAGGTTGTCTAAGGATTATTCTCAAATTCTTTCTATTGATTTTGACAGTATGAAACCTAAAGATACAGAGATTGTTTATTACTATAGGCTAGATAACAAGGTGTTTTATGGGACAAATGTGAGGGGGGGAGGAATCAGGAAGAATTTGACGGGGGATTGGATTCATTTTGACCCTAAGATAGGATTTCCTGAATCTAGTGTGTCAAAATATATACAGCTTAAGGTTGAATTTTATCCTAATGGCAATCCTCTAGATAGCCCAGCTCTTTATAGCATGATGCTTACTTATATACCTGAAGCAGCTCCTTTCCCGCCTGTGATAACAAAAGCTGTTCCAAGTTCGGGAGAGGTATTTATTGAATGGGTTCCTGTCATTAGTAGCAATATTTTGGGTTACTACATTTACATAGGGTCTAGTCCTGGTAATTATCATGGTAAATCTGGGGGTGTGTTGTCGTCTCCTATTGATGTAGGCAATAAAACTGCTTTCAAAATTACAGGACTTGAGGATGGGAGACTTTATTACATTAGTGTTGCTTCTTATAGTTTAGACAAGAGAGTAAATGAAACTTCATTTTCAAAAGAAATTTCCGTAAGGCCTATGGAGATATTTAAAAAGTATGAATAATGGTGATTTTGAGAGGGCGTTGGAGTTTTATAAGAAGGGCGATTTCACAAATGCTCTTCTCAATTTGGATGTTTTTGACGATAATTTTGATTCTCTATCCCTTAAAGCTCTAATTTATTTTAGACTTAAGGATTATAAGGCACTTTTGTATATTTTAGATACTTATCCTGTTTTGAGTGAGTGTAGATTTTTAATTAAGCTTTTAAATTATGGCAAATTTGAAGGACATGTTGATGAATTGAATTATTTTGAAAATTATAATCTTGGTGTTTTTTATTTTGGACTAAAAAAATACGAAAATTCTCTGGCTTGTTTTTTAAAGGCTAGTGAGCAAAACTCTAGTCTTATTCAAGCTGTTAATAATGCTGCTGTTTTGCTTGAAATGTTAAACAGAAGAGAAGATGCCAATCGTAGTATCCTTAGGGCCATGGATATAGACAAAGATAATCCTCTTGTTAAATTAAATGGATGGATTTTAGAGAACAACTTTGCATTTGAAGGCGCAAAGCCTTTAGAAATTGAGGAGAGTTTTTGCGGAGCTAATCTTGCTCTTGTTGTTAACTATTTAATATACCACCTCTACGTTATAGGAGAGATAGGAAGTGCGGTTAAGCTTTCTGAGAGGTTTTTAACGGACTCTAGTTATTCTAAGTATATTTGGCATAATAGAGCCACCGTTTTGCATAAAATAGGGAACATGACACAGGCTACCAAATCTTACGTGAGAGCTATCTTAAGCTTTCCCAATATTTATACAATATATAATATGCACATAGCTACGGTAGATCTCTTAAATTTTTCTCCTAGGAAAGCTATTGAGAGAATGGTCTTGGATTACCCTGATATGGACTTGGTTTGTTTTTATGCTTTTTTGTTTTTCTTAAGGAACCGTGATCTTGAAGACGCATATTTTTATATGAAAAAGCTTTGCGCACTTAAACCAGGAATTTACTCCGAATTTTTAAAGTTACTTGAGGCTAGGGAAGATGTTTTGATTGAAGAACTTTTAGAAGAGTTGGCAATGTTTTTAAAGGGTAATTGGGTATTAGAGTATTTGTTTTTTATTGATAATTCCTTAAATTTAAAAGATCCTGTTTTTGTGTTCGATTATGATATTAGAATTTGTCCATATATTTGGAAAATTAAGGACGAACACATTGAGCTTAGAGTTAACAGTAATGAAATTTCTATTACTAGAGAGATTTTATTAAATGAGCTTGGGAGCATTAACACTGATGTTTCAGTTAAAGAAATTAAGGATTTAATTGGTGCTTATAGGGATTTTAGCATTAATTGTTAATATGAGCATTTGTATTGTTTGTTGACATTGTTATTTGTCTAATATACTATTTATTAGTACTTAAGGAGAGATGCCAGAGTGGCCGAATGGGGCTTCCTGCTAAGAAGTTGTCCTTTTAAAAGGGGACCATGGGTTCGAATCCCATTCTCTCCGTAGGATCTCTTGTTGAGTGCCTTGACGAGAATTTCTTTGATTTAAAAATGTGTAGTGATTCGGGAGAGGTGGCAGAGTGGTTGAATGCTACGGTCTTGAAAACCGTCGTAGGTGTGAACCTACCGTGAGTTCGAATCTCACCCTCTCCGTTTGGTTATAGGACACCCAGAGCTGAGCATTGGTTTTCTAGTTCTCGGTGTTTTTGTTGATTGGAAATGTAAATTCGATCTTTCCGCTTGCATGGTTGCTTATTGTAAGTGGGTCGTAGAAGAAAATTACATTATTGTTTTTAAAGTAGTATTTGTTTTTTTGAAAGATCTCTTCATAGCTATTGTTAAATAGGTCGTGATTGAGAGTGCTTCTGCCAAACTCTTTAATTTCTTTTTTCACTTGTTCTTTCAGTACTTGAATCAAAGAATCTAATTGGTCTTTTGAAATGATGTCTGATATTTGTATTATTCTATTTCCCTTCAGATTGATGGGATGGTACGTTGTAATTCCATTTGCAGCCCCTTGTTCTATTGTGTACTGTGAGTACAGGATTGATGTTATTTGAAGGTCTTCATTTTTAAATATTTCAAATTCAGAATGATAAAAATATTCATGCTCAGTTTCTTTTGAGTTTTTTTTCTCTAAACTTGCGTTTTCCTTATAAACTTTCCATTCTTTTATAAGGTTTTCAAGACCAAGATCTAATCCTAATATCATTGGAACCTGGGCATCTATGTGAAAGATATTGTTATTTTGATCAGTGTCAGTTTTTTTTATAATTTTTGTTTCAATACTGATTTCATTTTTTTCTGTATCTTTTCCTGATTTTGAGCAGGAAATAAGCAACAAAAGTACTGTAATGATAGCTGAAAATTTGATCGTCATCCGTTTCTCCTTTAGCAAATAATTGTTCCTAAGCTCTTGAACCTAAAGATACCTGACAGATATCTGTTTGTGCTTTGTAAGTTAAATTTATTGTAATAAATAATGTTTTTTATTACAATAAATTTAATATTTGTTGTGCCCATAGCTCAGCTGGACAGAGCGTTAGATTGCGGTTCTGAAGGTCAGAGGTTCGAGTCCTCTTGGGCACGGAAGTTGCTGAGTTTGGAGAGATGGCTGAGTGGCTGAAGGCGCGCGCTTGGAAAGCGTGTATACATGTAAGTGTATCATGGGTTCGAATCCCATTCTTTCCGATTCCTAGGACCCGCACTATTAAGGATTGCCTAATCCCGTCAGGACTGGAAGGTAGCAGCGGTAAGTAATTGCTTGGTGAGTGCGTACGTCTTAGGTTTAGCTTTGTTTGGGTAGGTAATGTTTTCTTTGGGTTGGCACTTTGTGGGTATTAACGGTGCGCTGTGTCGTTTAAAAAGTGGTCTTTTTCTATTTAGTGAGTTGTGTTTTTGCATCTAGGGTTTGGATTGAGATTTTGTTTGTGTATGGAGAGATGAGATGATATCTTTAAGGGGCACTGCTATTAAGAGGCGTCCTAGGGATTTTAATTCTCTTGAGGGACAGGATTTTGTTGCTGAGACTTTAAAACATTCAATAGAAAACAATAAGATAGCTAATGCTTACATATTTTCAGGTCCACGAGGTGTTGGTAAGACTTCCTCTGCAAGAGCCTTTGCTAGGTGTTTAAATTGTAAAACAGGTCCAACGATTACTCCCTGCGGAGTATGTAGCAGTTGTAAGTCCATTGATAATGACAATAGTCTTGATATTATTGAAATTGATGGTGCCTCAAATACTTCTGTACAAGATGTTAGGCAAATTAAGGAAGAAATAATGTTTCCTCCTGCTACTTCGAATTATAGAATCTATATTATTGATGAAGTGCATATGCTTTCAAACTCCGCTTTTAATGCCCTTTTAAAGACAATCGAAGAACCCCCTGGTTATATTGTTTTTATTTTTGCGACTACAGAAGTACATAAACTTCCCGATACAATCAAGAGTAGATGTCAACATTTTAATTTTAGGCTATTACCTTTAAATAAGATTTATGAGATGTTAAAGCGAATTTGTCTTGAAGATGATATTAAATATGAAGACGAAGCGTTGACATGGATTGCATACAAGAGCGGAGGGAGCGTAAGAGATTCTTATACACTTTTTGATCAAATTGTTTCTTTTAGCAATTCTGATATAAAGCTTGAACAAATAAAATCTAAGATGGGATTGGCTAGTGATGAATTTTTGGAAAAATTAGCATTAAGTATCCTTGATGAGGATTTAAAAGAGTTGATTTATGTCCTAGACGAAGCTTTCTTGACGGGGATTTCATGTGAGCAGTTTCTTCTTGATGTAATTGAATTTTTTAGAGAAATATTGTTTTTGAAACTAGATATTAAAAAACTTGCTTTTATTGGGGTTAAATCTGAGTCTTTAAAATCAAAATTATTAGAGTTTGATTTAAACCACGTTGAAAGGAGTATTAGTATATTGCTTGACACTTACAGGGATTTGCAGTTTTCGGTAAATCCTAGGTATGAACTTGAGATTAGTCTTATTAAAATAGTTAGAATTAAGGGTTATGTACCAAATCATGTTTTAATTAAAC
This is a stretch of genomic DNA from Borrelia sp. P9F1. It encodes these proteins:
- the uvrC gene encoding excinuclease ABC subunit UvrC is translated as MIERLQGLYEKVQRFPTTSGCYKMYSASGRILYIGKAKNLRARVKSYFLERNGHKTKILMRNVERIDIITTNSEYEALLLECNLIKEHKPDYNIKLKDDKGYPMIRITREKYPRVFKTRKIINDRSEYFGPYVNAKNLDLALDLINKTFKTRKCKSKSNTPCLYFHMGQCLGVCYRDDLEEEYGKEINKIRSILSGNISELLDEIERKMKEVIKKEDFEQAIKLKETKKSLIELSQTQIITKINKLSADYVYIYKSATLNVIVILKYRDGKLVEKDINFDESIYEEDELVAEFLVQYYTSVNMIVPNKIYVFKDIETTNITKLISELKNTQPEIIYEESRNTVKIMEMAISNAEIALKEYENEKNKALENLRIILEMKKLPKIIEGFDISHINGHKTVASLVTFFMGKPLKSGYRVYRINSLSNGEIDDFKSIREVVSRRYTKLINENLELPDLILIDGGKGQLSSVYSILKGLKIADKVAICALAKREETIFVPNKTQGINLAEGNPALRVLQNVRDEAHRRANKFNSMLSRKIKLSYSDIEGIGEKLAKNILKTLGTHEDILSLTENEIAEKMSINIELAKKIKKFSEEKHLQNKGL
- a CDS encoding fibronectin type III domain-containing protein, coding for MRFVFAFLLFFLCFGCVFSQELKLILDSKEGFKFIQESHNVSFEKDNRGILGIYLDRHRGVLDFSNIDLRLEIEKDSLLEDTSLNYFVDSSNAKISNSFHNISGNSLIFYSSRNTLRLRPITKKAFFYSGNVISDFTIQFWLYRTTSVTGEMIVSWNGYKNVKGAWLDQAIRLESEEGTFVWSFNNVFLNERGDPIKVKIKSDDDFVPKEWHLHTIRYKQKEGLLEYLIDSRPQAVEYVTNDRREGSGYLLSIGNFIDFTLGQYFTGAIENFEIHKSFEEVSNAFFSRDKGYIITEPIRLSKDYSQILSIDFDSMKPKDTEIVYYYRLDNKVFYGTNVRGGGIRKNLTGDWIHFDPKIGFPESSVSKYIQLKVEFYPNGNPLDSPALYSMMLTYIPEAAPFPPVITKAVPSSGEVFIEWVPVISSNILGYYIYIGSSPGNYHGKSGGVLSSPIDVGNKTAFKITGLEDGRLYYISVASYSLDKRVNETSFSKEISVRPMEIFKKYE
- a CDS encoding tetratricopeptide repeat protein; the protein is MNNGDFERALEFYKKGDFTNALLNLDVFDDNFDSLSLKALIYFRLKDYKALLYILDTYPVLSECRFLIKLLNYGKFEGHVDELNYFENYNLGVFYFGLKKYENSLACFLKASEQNSSLIQAVNNAAVLLEMLNRREDANRSILRAMDIDKDNPLVKLNGWILENNFAFEGAKPLEIEESFCGANLALVVNYLIYHLYVIGEIGSAVKLSERFLTDSSYSKYIWHNRATVLHKIGNMTQATKSYVRAILSFPNIYTIYNMHIATVDLLNFSPRKAIERMVLDYPDMDLVCFYAFLFFLRNRDLEDAYFYMKKLCALKPGIYSEFLKLLEAREDVLIEELLEELAMFLKGNWVLEYLFFIDNSLNLKDPVFVFDYDIRICPYIWKIKDEHIELRVNSNEISITREILLNELGSINTDVSVKEIKDLIGAYRDFSINC
- a CDS encoding RsiV family protein, which codes for MTIKFSAIITVLLLLISCSKSGKDTEKNEISIETKIIKKTDTDQNNNIFHIDAQVPMILGLDLGLENLIKEWKVYKENASLEKKNSKETEHEYFYHSEFEIFKNEDLQITSILYSQYTIEQGAANGITTYHPINLKGNRIIQISDIISKDQLDSLIQVLKEQVKKEIKEFGRSTLNHDLFNNSYEEIFQKNKYYFKNNNVIFFYDPLTISNHASGKIEFTFPINKNTEN
- the dnaX gene encoding DNA polymerase III subunit gamma/tau, whose amino-acid sequence is MISLRGTAIKRRPRDFNSLEGQDFVAETLKHSIENNKIANAYIFSGPRGVGKTSSARAFARCLNCKTGPTITPCGVCSSCKSIDNDNSLDIIEIDGASNTSVQDVRQIKEEIMFPPATSNYRIYIIDEVHMLSNSAFNALLKTIEEPPGYIVFIFATTEVHKLPDTIKSRCQHFNFRLLPLNKIYEMLKRICLEDDIKYEDEALTWIAYKSGGSVRDSYTLFDQIVSFSNSDIKLEQIKSKMGLASDEFLEKLALSILDEDLKELIYVLDEAFLTGISCEQFLLDVIEFFREILFLKLDIKKLAFIGVKSESLKSKLLEFDLNHVERSISILLDTYRDLQFSVNPRYELEISLIKIVRIKGYVPNHVLIKQIQSIEDRVCSEVGLSVADVDLDLGVKSVDAMDESDKSGFASLKSRVEPVENLDSDSIDDIFIETEDDFNKLEESDKIKERFVYFVSKYVQTLMYSGEILIENGVLYYRVFSLFEYNQLQAYQGEIRTEFCKEFPELEVVFQSHFNNSDDGFEGDVVRIKNIFGAVEVKE